A DNA window from Solanum lycopersicum chromosome 3, SLM_r2.1 contains the following coding sequences:
- the LOC138347642 gene encoding uncharacterized protein, whose translation MDISTVGGKLECTITSWLKIASYGILYWMDHLFRLWKKKIERRLFLFQSLGQKYDEADRKKIEKGFKAKTLLVCGIGPDEYNRVSSCESAKEIWDCLKIAHEGTEQIKESKIDMLTSRYENFKMKEGETIHDMFTKLSSITNELRSLGEPISMTKQVQKVLRILPKSWESKVDAITEAKDLKVLTMDALIGNLKTHEMNRNYDFSKKEAKKDKSLMLKYKSDEDSSDDDDMAYLISRFQKIVRKNKVYKRGTNGTRNAAQGDTCYKCGKVGHFIRECPLLKNENKEHHKPRSDKENRRDLVLGKRDRKVAADMVVKKALSACEDSSSDSEDPDEPKDVSMVAVHEEETVFNEMFVLMAHTENEEEDNQVTLLDMKNDLDKYSLKNLRTLAKFMIDSVIELTSERDTMNVELDSLTENKVKLEEKMSRMVSLESNNFELKNQLNQITDEAEKLNGMSNCLQAEIQEKIEKL comes from the coding sequence atggacatttctacagttggtggaaagttagaatgcacGATTACCTCATGGCTAAAGATAGCGAGCTATGGGATATTGTACTGGATGGACCATTTGTTCCGACTATGGAAGAAAAAGATTGAGAGAAGACTATTCTTGTTCCAAAGCCTAGGGCAGAAATATGACGAAGCTGacaggaaaaagattgaaaaaggcttcaaagctaaaactcttctGGTCTGTGGTataggacctgatgagtacAACAGAGTGTCATCCTGTGAGTCTGCTAAGGAAATTTGGGACTGCTTGAAGATTGCACATGAAGGAACGGAACAAATCAAAGAATCTAAGATTGACATGCTTACCTCACGGTAtgagaacttcaaaatgaaggaaggagaaacaatacatgacatgttcaccaagttgtcttccattacaaatgagctgcgaagtctgggtgaacctataagcatgacCAAACAAGTCCAAAAAGTGCTTCGAATTCTTCCAAAGTCTTGGGAGAGCAAAGTTGATGCCATTACAGAAGCCAAGGATTTGAAGGTGCTGACTATGGATGCTTTGATTGGTAATCTGAAAacacatgagatgaatcgaaACTACGATTTTTCAAAGAAGGAAGCCAAGAAGGACAAGTCATTGATGCTGAAGTATAAATCAGATGAAGATtcaagtgatgatgatgatatggcatatctcatcagtagatttcaaaaaattgtgaggaaaaacaaagtttataaaagaggaacaaacGGTACTCGAAATGCTGCTCAAGGTGATACttgctacaagtgtggaaaagttgggcacttcatcagagagtgtcctttgctcaagaatgaaaacaaggAACATCACAAACCAAGAAGTGATAAAGAGAatagaagggacctggtactcgGCAAGAGAGATCGAAAAGTTGCTGCTGATATGGTTGTCAAAAAGGCTCTTTCTGCATGTGAGGATTCctcaagtgattcagaagaccCTGATGAGCCAAAAGATGTGTCCATGGTTGCTGTGCATGAGGAGGAAACtgtcttcaatgaaatgtttgttCTCATGGCTCacacagaaaatgaagaagaggacaatcaggtaactcttctagatatgaaaaatgatttgGATAAATATTCTCTAAAAAATTTGAGAACTTTGGCAAAATTCATGATTGATTCTGTGATAGAGTTAACATCTGAAAGAGACACCATGAATGTTGAACTTGACagtttaactgaaaacaaagttaaacttgaagagaaaatgtcaagAATGGTGTCTCTAGAGTCAAATAACTTTGAACTTAAGAACCAGTTGAACCAGATTACTGATGAAGCTGAAAAATTGAATGGAATGTCAAATTGTTTGCAagctgaaattcaagaaaaaattgaaaaactctaA
- the LOC138347261 gene encoding uncharacterized protein codes for MNTWGTKGLRTGAAAARGNQNPPQAPAEGVAMPVNPAGLTDAEVRASLAQMAQAITMQAQAMTAQVNRQDVLRENPPARSIADRLRDFTRMNPPIITEAKTSEDPQEFIDELHKILVAMGATDIEKAELASYQLKDVAQTWCKMWRDSRVLGGVPVTWELFKTAFLERFFPREMKEAKVEEFINLKQGSMTVREYSLKFVKLSRYATPLVSTSREEMSRFLTGINGDLEEDCRAAMLHDNMDLSRLMMHVQQVEDSRKRRGVRDVRRPRPQDQAGPSHGGHRNNFSVRE; via the exons atgaatacCTGGGGAACTAAGGGTCTGAGGACGGGAGCAGCAGCAGCTAGGGGTAATCagaatccaccccaggctccagctgaaggagtggccatgccagtgaacccagctgggttgactgatgcggaggtgagggcatctctagcccagatggcacaggccatcacgatgcaggcccaagctatgactgcccaagtcaaCCGGCAGGATGTTCTGAGGGAAAACCCACCGGCTCGCAGCATAGCTGACAGACtgcgagacttcacgaggatgaatcctccaattaTCACAGAGGCTAAGACTTCAGAAGATCCCCAGGAATTTATAGACGAGTTGCATAAGATACTGGTGGCCATGGGGGccactgatattgagaaggctgagttggcttcctaccagctcaaagatgttgcacagacttggtgcaaaatGTGGCGAGATAGCCGTGTCCTAGGAGGGGTGCCAGTCACCTGGGAGCTGTTCAAGACAGCATTTTTGGAAaggttcttccctagagagatgaaagaggccaaggttgaggagttcatcaacctcaagcaaggATCCATGactgtcagggagtattccctgaagtttgtgaagTTATCAAG gtatgctactccCTTGGTTTCTACCAGCAGGGAGGAGATGAGCAGattcctcacaggaatcaatGGAGACCTGGAGGAAGATTGTCGggctgcgatgctccatgataatatggacctttctagattaatgatgcatgtccagcaggtagaggacagccgaaagaggagaggtgtacgtgatgttaggaggcctaggcctcaagatcaggcaggtcccagccatggaggccatagaaacaattttagcGTCCGCGAGTAG